In the genome of Arabidopsis thaliana chromosome 4, partial sequence, the window TAACGAGGGAACATTAAGAGTTCGCATTTCGTCATCAGCCATTGTTCCATATGGAAGTTCCATGTGAATGTCCCATGGTGGATCCGCCATAACAACTCCAAAGGTTCCCAAAATGTCCATTCGAAAAGAACGGATGTCACAGTTAATCCATTGTGCCTCACCAAGTTCAGCTTCAGAACAGTAATCAGCACGTAGAGGCTTCAATGCCTTATCTGGACCAGCCATCATAGCGTCAGCCATGTCGAGCTCGTAATGCACGTATTTGCAAGTCTGtccaaattcaaaataatgGTTGCTCTGTTACCATATATCTACACTTAACCGAAGTACTATCACACAAttgtgaccaaaaaaaagttaccttCATGTGACGACAAGTATCGAGAAAGGAACAATCTCCTAGGCTAACGTCAGTATGTGAAGCGATTAGTCGACGGAAATGTCTCTGAAAGTATACAGAATTCATAAAAACTAAGTAGATTTCAGCAAAGCAACATAGACACCATAGCAGGAGATCAATATAAACCtcacaaaataacaaacaaaaaacttgaCATGCAAACCAATCCTAATTTGTTCGCTATGGAATTCTTAACAATATAACATTCTGAATTTCCTATCAAATAAGATGTACATTGTAAATTTGAGTTGGTTCAAACCTTGTTGCAGGCTATGTGAGAACCAGACTGAAGACGGCAATCCTCTTTAGTTAAATACCTACAGTAATACTTAACCTGTGATCCTCCTTTGCTTTTAAACTGTAAggaacataaaaatataacagtCAATCACAAGATCCAAGCTGTTTATTAGAAGATGAAAtgaaaactaacaaaacataaCACCTAGAAGAGTTGAGGCTAGAAACAGTGACAGGTCTCACAAGATACCAAGAGAGAAAGTCACAACAAACACACAAGTTTTGTGGAAAGAGATCTTTGCTTTCGCTACATCGATATTGAAActagaaagtagaaactaTGTATCAAAAACTTTCAACCCCACCCCACACTGAGAGACAAAACACACAAGTGTTGTGATAACTAGTTAAACACGCTTATAAACATTAAGCATCTAGATCCGTAAGGTGATTATTTTCAATAGAAGGCTCCTTGCTTTCAGAACATATGGCCACATAGGAGCATCACTATCAGCATCCAAACCGAAGAAACACACATCTAAGTTATATAGCTCTTTGCTTTTCACCCTACTGCTTTTCACAAAATGGCATAGTATCTGCTCCCCTATAATCTTGATAACAAACTACTATGGATACTAACTACTAAGATGGCTAATAGCTTTCTCCAGAACTTGTTCACGAATCATACACTATCTAATCCGCTATCTACGCCAAATTAACACAGCTTTGGATCAACAACTTATCTAGTCTGCTGTGAACTACACTATGTGTTTTCCTCCTCAATTCCTTTTGAAAGCTTATATACTCACATTTACATTCACATATagttttgtattaaaaaagcATGTATTTAACTAAAGACTATAGTTAACTGAGTTCACCTTAGCAGCAGTAGCGGCTTCTTTAGCGGTTGGACGGTGAATCAGATCAAGCAACTCCTCACCTGTCCTAGACTGTTGCTTCTCCTTAAAAGACTTCTTACTCAAAAGAGCCTCAACATCTTTCAAATCCTCTTCCTCACTTCTAAGCTTCTGATTCGACGGTACAGGCAACGGCAAAGGCAAAGGAAATGGTGGTGGTCTACCCATTATCCCCATTGGATGATGCATTCCCATCATTTGCATTCCTCTTGGTGCATTCATCATTGGCCTAAACCCCATATTAGGATCACCTCCCCACATCTCAGGTCTCGGGAAATTACCCGACCCGGAAACACCAAACCCGCCACCAGAAACAGTAGCATTCTCAATTGAATTAGGCGTTTCGACAACCCGATTCGATTCGTTATTCCCTTGGAAACTCTCTGGTAACTCTTTAAGCAATCTAGTTCTATCTATAGCTAAAACCATGATCCTAGGCTTCCCACTAACCTCAAACTCTTCCAATTCCACAGAACCATTCTCTTCCGCCATCGATTTAAGTGCGGTCTCCACCGCAAGAATCGGTCCACATTCACCGCCTAAATCTCGTAACGCCGCCTTCTCCGCCGGTCTAGCATTCTGGTCATTCTCAAGCTTCCTAAGCACAGTAGAAGAATCCGTAGGAGAAAACGGTACACGTTGAAGCAAACACTCAGCAACCATAGCTCTAACAAGCGCCATAGGACTCCCACTAGACCCATCAGCTTCAGCATCTCTCTGATTCGAATCAACAAGCATCGATTTTGAATCATGCCCATGTAATTGTTGCAGTTGGGTTCCTAATTTAACAATCGGATGATGCTTCTTCTCAACTTTGGGTTCTGGTAATGGTGGTGTAGCTACGAAAGGTCGATTCgtgaaagaagagatgagTTTGAGTGAGAGATCGAGAGATGGGACTATATCGGGAACAATGGATTGGAGTGAGGAAAGGAGATCTAAGTGAGCGTCGTGTTGGGTTCGAATTCGATTCTCTAATCGAACTCTCATGTCTTTGACGACGGTAATGGTGGCGTCATCAGATTCAGTTTCCATGGCTTCGAAACAAAAGAATTCGAGAGAGAGTTTGTGCAGGTCTTtagcttgaaagaaagttaaAAAGGGTTTTAGCAAGTAAGTCACTAAAACGATGTCGTAGCAGTTTTAGGTCACGAAAAATGTAAAGGAGCACgatgataagtttttttttttttgtcggacACGATGATAAGTTGATAACATAAAAcggtaaaaatatttttgggtgTTTAGTTAGATAATTGTaggatattttaaaaatgtaagaaaaagttatatgtagggtaatttaaaaatgtaagaaagggttataagaaatttacaaATAACAACTAGTTTAGTATATGATTTTAAGATTTCAgttctttgtattttattttggatcaacaaaatccaaatttttgcacttttcttttctttatcacGGAAAGTGATTTAGTTTGTTGGAGTTGAattctgataaaaaaaatatagcaGAGGTGAACCGTTAACCCTAAAAATCGAAGCTCTAAGTATCGCAAAAATCGACAAGGTTGAcctaaaataatatttttttctctcgtcTTCCTGCTTTAACACAAAGTGACCAGCGCGTGGAGGCTCAAATAGCACCAGCGTCAGTCaccttctttgtttctctgcatagtttttcatttcttgtcTTTGTATTCTTTGTTTGTGGAAGCATCGAGGCTCTACATTTTGGAATAGTGGGTGTTGTGGGGCAGATTTAATGAGGTTGGGTCTTGGTACTCAGATCTATAGGATCTGTTGGTCAAGGGTGTTCTTGGGTCATCGTTCTTGTTCGGTGGTCACAGAGTGGAGTCACAACGTCGTCTTTGTCGGGTGGTTCTCTTCGCTGAGTCTTGACGGACTTTGGAGgcttttgcttctctcttgACGGCTCGTTTCTTTTCTCCCAAAGCTGCATCTGTGCAACATTGGATCGCCTCCTCGATATCTCGGTATCTCCAATGTCTCTCATGTATTCCTCTTTTGTGTCGACTTGTTGCTCTGATCAGTTCGTCTCTGTGAGATATGGTAACATCAGAGGATTAGGTTTAATTGTCTCCCTCGTTTGGACTTCCGTCTCCCTTGTTTGGGCTAATCTTCTCTTCCCGACTAAGTTAATCTTTGTTAGTTTGGGGTTGAGCACTTTGATTATATTTGAGTTTTCTCTCATCGTGTAGCAGATGATGGTTTGCTTAATTTATTGATCGTTGTGGCGTTAAAACGTCTAAGTGGTTCTCGATTATCTTACGGTTCATCCGGAAGACCCTTGACAAAGGCACTCATTGAAAAAGAAGCATTTATTGAGAAGGCCAAGTTCCACTATCTTGTTATTGCCATAAGTTATGAAGAAGCCCCTCTTCATAATTTGTTGTGCGGGAAGTCTTTATGGTGAGCTTCGAGAGCTTCGTTTAGTCTCGAGACaagatttgtttggtttttacaATGTATTATCGGAAAATTCCTTCCTTATCTTGTCGTAGGTTATGGGTCGAGCATGGTGTCTTCTTGaagtttaaacttttattttctcatgtGTATTGTAACGTTTCCAAtctaatcttattatataaagtacagttttgaaagttactaactcacgAGATCATGACACGTGGTTATTTAAACGATCTTAGATTTTGacatatgtttgattttttttttactttttcctaaaagaaaataggaaactaaaaaacaaagatatttatatatactaattaatatgtttatatctaaatatttaacttacaattttcttaactaaaatgtaaaactaacaataagatggagtgtatataattaaattatataaaaaactaacaaCAAGATGGAGTGTATatcattaaattatatattttattatggtAAAATAggtatttaaattgtattgcaaaatcgaatttgtaagattgaaatttggtttaaagaaATACTAAATTACATACTGAAAAAGTATGAGAGTTACGTTACTATTTGAAATtcaaatcttattatataaagtacagttttgaaagttactaactcacgAGATCATGACACGTGGTTATTTGAACGATCTTAGATTTTGacatgtttttgatttttttttactttttcctaaaagaaaataggaaactaaaaaaaaaagatatttatatatactaattaatatatttatatctaaatatttaacttacaattttcttatctaaaatgtaaaactaacaataagatggagtgtatataattaaattatataaaaaaactaacaataagatggagtgtatatcattaaattatatattttattatgataaaataggtatttaaattgtattgcaaaatcgaatttgtaagattgaaatttggtttaaaaaaatacaaaattacataCTGAAAAAGTATGAGAGTTAcgttactatttaaaattcaaatatcattaataagaTGGAGTGTATAGGGACTGCATAGTCCGAGTTACTCATGTGTATAGTAAAGCTAATCGCATAGTAAATGGATTAGCAAACTATGCGTTTTAATTACTGCTcggtttatatttatttgatgtttgtcCAACAGTTGTAAGTCCGACATTGTTAGAGGATACAAACGGGATGTCGTTTTCACAGAGTGTCCGAATgtagtttttatattataaataacaaaatagtttattatgatgaaatagatagttaaaatataagtaaaattgaatgtgtatgattaaaattttatgtaatacaaaaattactacattaaatattagaaaaagtgTGTTGATTACTATTTactatataaagtttaaatattactgttaatatttaaataaatttatatcatacacccgcctatttaggcgggccttatctagtATCAATATAATtcgtgaaaaagaaaaaaaaaccgtgaaccaatttttttgatatcgacaacaaaaaaagaagctaatttttgttttaaatagaaatgtttttaaattgttagtaaattttagtaaagatatttttgtaattttatattctttttatattttaaaaaatatattttaaaagagaaaaatgggtaaattatttttcaaacaaaaacttaaaaattggGATTTTCCTAAATTTTCTTTGGACTATAAAAGCACTTCTCCAAAAATTGTGTTTTATAaccataattttttgtatttataaactttttttgtaaatgtaAAATCTActcattataatttttctgTACCTTTTTTTTAGGTTCGCATATGTTGCcagaatttcaaaatattttgttcttgttttttttatcataattgTTCGTATTGTGTATTTTACTAATATTTATGTCTATTCAATAGATTCATCTatcaaatcaacaaataaaaaaaaatctcaactttaattttatttcaattagGTTTTCATACCAACCACATATTTTTGCTGcaataaatttttgtatttatatggGTTAACatattcaaccaaaaattttaaaaagtataaacTCATACAACACACACCAAAACTAAGAATAAATTTACAAGTAAACTTTTTCAAGAAGAATTTATCCAAAAACCACACACCTTTTCTATCTCGTTGACTTTTCCATGCCACAATTCTTTTCCATTTcaagttttctctttctttttctaatttaacaaaaactatttttagtaTGTGTTaagtatatttattaaaaaacaactGCCTTTCTCACAAGCAAGATAAAAAcccttttattaaaaaaaaaatttaagaaaattgaatCATGAGACATGCTACTTCACCTatagttttctgttttctcatATTTCTCGTTATGAATCATGTTAAAGGTAGGTTTAATACTTTATTCAAGAgatgaaaacatatttatttctgTCGAAAAGATGGtgttagaaaaatattaaggCCTTTGATTTAATCGTATATTGTCAAttgtttaactaaaattttatatacaattattattttttattaattcgAAAATAGGTCAGGCGAAAAAAAAACGATGTCCGATTGGACTGCATACATACGGAAAATGTGGGACCGACAGagctaagttttgttttagtgaaATTGAAAGTAAGTTATCATTTTCCAAACAAGTGCTCAACACTATTTCTAGTTGCCGGTGCGATGACGATAGGCAAGGAAACAAGGACTATATTGGTGCCAATGTGATAGAAGAGAAGGCCGTCCTTGCCCCGCAAATTGATGAACTTCACGGTTCGAAAAtggtgttttttctttgagtctttagtgtttgtttttgcttatgttttttgttttttttttgtgtcttttgttgttttttaatttcgtttgtagtttttttgtcttatatCTGCTACTTATTTATCTTTGTAAAAACCTCTCAGATGGAAAATAGTATAAAACTTAAcattcataccaaaaaaaaatttattactaccgaaaaccaaaacatatttaccaataattaagaagaaacaacaagttataagatatatttggtgttgaaatatatataatcgtTTATACGAATAAAGTGGTAGTATTGTTTTGAACCatcttaaaatttatattcgTTTATATTTGATGAGGACTCGAGTTTCTTTGGTGTTGTCCATGCAAATGTTCTAGCTTCACGGTTCATAATCGATGTTTCTTCCTTACACTATTGGCGGTTGTTTTTATGCGTGCTTTCCTCgtattttctattgttttagTAGTTCTTTTAGTTGTAGATTTTGGTCTCTTAACCTTCTTTGTTTCCTATGTAACCGTTGTACCAATTTTGAAAATGGTATAAATACTTCgtactaataaaaaaaaaattactaagaAGAGACAATTTATAAGATATATGGGTGTTGAGATATATCGTTTATACTAATAATGGTAATAGTTGTAGTATTCTTTTGAAAGATCTTAAATACCATTGTGTTTTTATCACGCTTTGGcatgtaaatatattttttacgGTTGTGGTACAAAGTTACcaatcaaaagtcaaaaccaaatttttctttcagttaaTCTGTTGTGGATATACAGTTATCCAAATTGGGTACGCATAAACTCATTACGAGTTACTAATTACTATATTGAAACCTAACTGAAATCTAACCAAAATTGAACCGAACTAGGCAATAAAAAACGTTTCAATTGAttatgaattttcaaaaactcaaGACCGACTTAAAAGAAACTGAAATAATCAATCCgaataattgaataaataCCCCACCCTACTAATGAATCATCCTTACTATACACAGCAATCTCACACACTGAATATGAGAATGAATGTAAAAAATGATCTTTACAAACATAGGTACCAAATCCAACCACCAAACTTTAGCATTGGAAATGCCTTCGCCGCGCAAACGCGTTTTACGTATAAAGCGGGCATCCTTCAACAATAATACCAGGCGCGGTTGGACAAGAGGCCAAAGGACAACCATCAAGCTCATTTCCCCACCAATCCAAACTCACATTCTCAAGTCCCAAACACATATAAAGCAACACACCCATAAATGCTAATCCAGCATCCAATGCTCCtgacaaaacataattatacCTCTGCCATAGATTTGGCCTGTACCTAAACACAACAAATCCGGATAAGAATCCAGCAAGAACCCATGTTGTGTAGTTCACGGCTGTTGCGGGCGGCATCGAGCTTGTCGCGCTTATAAGAACCGGCATGTTTATAAGCTTGATCCACTCTTGTCTAGGAAACATCCTTGAAGCTAACCATACAAGAATAGGGGCTATAGCGCCCACAAGGAAGAACCAATTAACGGATTTGTATAAACCAAGATCTCCAAAGATTCTACGAGGTCCAATAAGTCCCCATATCACCGATGCATCATAAAAGACTTTATCCGATGGACATGTCCAAACCGAGTTAGTAACCGAATCACATATGTTGGGGATGGTCTCCATTAGCCACCAAGCCGTTGTGAGGTAAACAAAACATGAGATGAGTGTTCCAACAATCTGAAACCAATAAATCATGAACAAATTATAACTAACAATAATAACATTAAGAGAGTCGTATAAACTAGTTGACATTAAAATAGAGATTGTATAACCTGTGCCATGAACATGGTTCTAGGTGGTATCTTCATGTAGTGACCAAGCTTAAAGTCTTGAAGAAACGTGATGGCTTGTTGCATGCTTATGTATCCATATACTTTAAAGCACATATTTGCAACTGGATATCCTGGATAGATATATCCTATGATATATTCTGTAATAATGTTCAATCCTGGCGcctacaaaaacattaaacatacTTTTAATATGAATTTGCACTAAATCTCCAAATAATTTGAGACAAATTATATAGGTATTCAATTTAGATATGGTTTTTTACCTGATTGGTGATGGCGGTGATGATACCGATAGGAAGTGTAAAGATAATGGCGACGGTACATGCCAATAGAACACCCCACCATGGTAATTGAAGTTGGTCATTGTAATACTCACAAGCAAAGATTGTGGCTCCAACGTTGGTAACGAGTATGCACCAAAACCACCACTCTGGAACTTGTTTGTACCTTTGCATTAGCCTCGCGTGTACAtccaatttcttttctttaaaactCTCCTTACTCTGCTCCCATATCTCCCTAAAAACATATCCATTAAAAGACATTACAGAAGCGAGCTAAAAAAAACCATTGATGATCCAAATccttacatatatacatatagttCATAAGAGCTTATTTTGATATACATTGTTATGTATGAGCTTTATTATACCTTCCGTGGAAGAGAGCAACATGCATGATGGTAGCGCTTAAAGCGGCAAAACCAACACCGTAACTAATGGCGAAGAAAGTGCAAAGATACAAAGGGCCTTGACGCTCGTAGGCTGGGAGGTCAAGGTGGAAATTAGAGTCTATAATGGATGTGATGTTGTACTTTGAACCCTGGCTCGAAAAAAGTGAGCTCGAAAATATGGGGAAGGTCTTGGCCTTGTACACATCGAGCCAATAGCATATTGGTACCAAGACATATATCACCAGCACAAATCCCACACCCACATTAGCCGTAGCAAACCtgttaaaaaaacatagaaagcATTTTTATTATTGCAATACCAATTACCAAACTAAATTGAACCtaaccaaacccaaaaccgtTCCCGGTTATTTGGTTATTCGGTTTGTTTTTTCGGCTCATAAACCGGATAATGTATGATTATAAACCAATTTCGGTTTATCTTGACCCATACTTTTATGACTTATTAGACCATCTCCAACCCATCTTCATACTCTTATGACTTAATAACTTAGTGAAATGAGTAAACCGGGATGAGTTTGGACTGACCATGGACTAGCGAGTGGACTACCCAAGTAAGAGGAAATGGTTGACCAGTCAAGTCCTATGGCCCCAACACCTAACCCGTGAAGACCAGACCCGATCTGTTGGGCCATAACTGATGATGGAAAGAACCAACAAACCCACGACAACGACGTCATGATCTGAAATAAGTAGCCCGGAAAGACATAATAAGCGAAACTGCAAACGAATGCTATCACGAAGAATTGTGTACGTGTCAGCCCTCCTTTGGTCCGTTCTTCTTTCTCGTGCAAAGCTCTGACAATTTAGCCAACGACAACATCAATATGTTAGATAGAATTATATgtcgatttttgtttgttaaagaaTAGAGACATATTTATGTCTCTTGCTTCTAAATGTGGTTATGTTCAATTTGGTTAGATTCAACAAGCCAGTTATACGAAAATATAATCCATTTGTATAACCTACACcacataaataagaaaaatgaatatatttctAGTAGTTACGTACGAAAATGTCTTTATCAGAAAAACATATCATGATGTTTATTTTCGAAGACATATGATAAAACTTGGTCccatgacatttttttttattttacatgttcaacaaaaaaaaacacatcacaTTCTAAAGctaatacaaattgaaaaagaaaaatttcatgtttctcttactttacaatttacaaaaacagtATATGCCCACCATATTACAATGAAAAATATTGGTCTCCATATTATATTCaaagattattttattttatttataaaaataaaaaaaaataaaaaaaattggtgggAATGgaatattttatctaatatttattattgtatgGCATCTTCAATTTTTATGACATTTGGCTAAAACACAATTATTTCCCCctttacttttgtttgtattgtatatagaaaatatcGAAAACTTGAGCTAAAACGTGAAACACACTCTAGTGATTATTGACTGTATTATTTACCTAAATAGTGAGACTTGAACAAGATTCGCCGGCCACCACATCGCCGCCGGTTCAACAAGGTATTTCCTAAATATTCCAGCCCATCCAAAACCTAACACCTAAACATCATTCACACTTAAACTAATCAGAAACCATAAACtcgatcaaaatcaaaagggtTAAGAATACCAACTTGGGTGGTAACGATAACGATGAAAGACACAAAGAACGTTATGTTCTTCATGTAAAACGCTTTGACCACGGTAACAACGTGTATTGCGTAAACAGATCCAGCTCCCGCGTTAGCGAAAATAGTGATCAACACATGCTCTTTCACATTAAACGGACCTGAaaccaatcaaacaaaatatttaaaactaatttttcgtaatttatacaaaataaagaatgGTTCAAAATCGATTTTTTCAACGGTTTAATggttgaaagaaacaaaaacaaaaagtcaattaTTTTGGATTACCTGGATTCAACGTAAACTGCCACTTTGATCCTTGGAAGAAGACTCTATCGGTGATTTTAGCAGCCATGAGACGACCAAGTGGTACGACGGCGATTTGAGCGGAGATGGCAGAGATAGTGAGAGGTTCTGTTCTATACCAGAAGAACTGATTGAGAAACGACAAGAGGATGCAAGAGAGAGTTCCTAAGACCCACATGCGAAATGTTAAGACAGGTAATGAAGGATCATCTGTTGTCGGAACAGTGAGTGCTACTTGTCGGATTGGTgagttctcttcttcttcctcctcattCTCGTCGGAGATTGGTAAAAGAAGATCCTCTGTTTCATCTCTTGGttcagatgaagatgaagatgatgacgcATATGATGGGTTTGTCAGATCTTTTGGGTTTGTTACTGTTTCGAAAAATGTTTGTTAGTACAATtgaaattataagaaaaaatattataagtttGAGAATTGTTGTTACATAGAGGAAGAACTTGTTCTGATTCTTCCAtggttgtcttcttcttcttcttcttgctctgttttttttttggggagaTGTGAATCTGACAAAGCTATCTTCTAGTCTTCTTCACGTCTTGAAGAGTTGGCCcatttgaaataataatatccaACAACTGTCTATTGTATATTTActtcttatttaatttttgacaTTAaagtagttttgttttcaatagaTTTTCATTCAATTATAAACATTTGTATCCTCCTTCAAACTTATTACTTTCGTTTTGCTAAGATAATTTTCTTGTCTacataaaatttcttttaacatCAAAGTCTTACAAAAATTTAGCTATACACTATTTCATGTCTTTTCTATTATAACTAAAAGGGTAAAAGGACAAAAcgatatttcatatttttaaggGTTATTGGTCTATCATCTCTAATCTTATGGTTGGTTTGTATTCGTTgttgaaacaaatattaaagcT includes:
- the MTA gene encoding mRNAadenosine methylase (mRNAadenosine methylase (MTA); FUNCTIONS IN: S-adenosylmethionine-dependent methyltransferase activity, methyltransferase activity; INVOLVED IN: embryo development ending in seed dormancy, mRNA methylation; LOCATED IN: nuclear speck, chloroplast; EXPRESSED IN: 27 plant structures; EXPRESSED DURING: 13 growth stages; CONTAINS InterPro DOMAIN/s: MT-A70 (InterPro:IPR007757); BEST Arabidopsis thaliana protein match is: Methyltransferase MT-A70 family protein (TAIR:AT4G09980.1); Has 1807 Blast hits to 1807 proteins in 277 species: Archae - 0; Bacteria - 0; Metazoa - 736; Fungi - 347; Plants - 385; Viruses - 0; Other Eukaryotes - 339 (source: NCBI BLink).) encodes the protein METESDDATITVVKDMRVRLENRIRTQHDAHLDLLSSLQSIVPDIVPSLDLSLKLISSFTNRPFVATPPLPEPKVEKKHHPIVKLGTQLQQLHGHDSKSMLVDSNQRDAEADGSSGSPMALVRAMVAECLLQRVPFSPTDSSTVLRKLENDQNARPAEKAALRDLGGECGPILAVETALKSMAEENGSVELEEFEVSGKPRIMVLAIDRTRLLKELPESFQGNNESNRVVETPNSIENATVSGGGFGVSGSGNFPRPEMWGGDPNMGFRPMMNAPRGMQMMGMHHPMGIMGRPPPFPLPLPLPVPSNQKLRSEEEDLKDVEALLSKKSFKEKQQSRTGEELLDLIHRPTAKEAATAAKFKSKGGSQVKYYCRYLTKEDCRLQSGSHIACNKRHFRRLIASHTDVSLGDCSFLDTCRHMKTCKYVHYELDMADAMMAGPDKALKPLRADYCSEAELGEAQWINCDIRSFRMDILGTFGVVMADPPWDIHMELPYGTMADDEMRTLNVPSLQTDGLIFLWVTGRAMELGRECLELWGYKRVEEIIWVKTNQLQRIIRTGRTGHWLNHSKEHCLVGIKGNPEVNRNIDTDVIVAEVRETSRKPDEMYAMLERIMPRARKLELFARMHNAHAGWLSLGNQLNGVRLINEGLRARFKASYPEIDVQPPSPPRASAMETDNEPMAIDSITA
- the SCRL21 gene encoding SCR-like 21 (SCR-like 21 (SCRL21); INVOLVED IN: signal transduction; LOCATED IN: endomembrane system; CONTAINS InterPro DOMAIN/s: Plant self-incompatibility response (InterPro:IPR010682); BEST Arabidopsis thaliana protein match is: SCR-like 20 (TAIR:AT4G10115.1); Has 35333 Blast hits to 34131 proteins in 2444 species: Archae - 798; Bacteria - 22429; Metazoa - 974; Fungi - 991; Plants - 531; Viruses - 0; Other Eukaryotes - 9610 (source: NCBI BLink).), producing MRHATSPIVFCFLIFLVMNHVKGQAKKKRCPIGLHTYGKCGTDRAKFCFSEIESKLSFSKQVLNTISSCRCDDDRQGNKDYIGANVIEEKAVLAPQIDELHGSKMVFFL